The following proteins are co-located in the Carassius auratus strain Wakin unplaced genomic scaffold, ASM336829v1 scaf_tig00007919, whole genome shotgun sequence genome:
- the LOC113071722 gene encoding gap junction alpha-10 protein-like, which translates to MGDWNLLGSILEEVHIHSTIVGKIWLTILFIFRMLVLGVAAEDVWVDEQSEFVCNTDQPGCKNVCYDQAFPISLIRFWVLQIIFVSSPSLVYMGHALYRLRALEKERHRRKIQLRAELEETEGLLEEHKKLEKELRKLEEQRKVRKAPLRGSLLRTYIIHILTRSVVEVAFIIGQYILYGIGLDPLYKCERVPCPNSVDCYVSRPTEKTIFMVFMIVIGGVSLFLNLLEISHLGVKKIKQTLSGLQLVEDDSLCKTKHSTIQQLCVMTDMSPHKNPQLKTFIPQGQTDPPLFLTSAYMGSSNNMLQHNSFAAATLPVSCITQQPRQMRQPSQGMIHELHSQGSMELLEDRENRDKHLESSNGSERDVRPLNSGHLSPEGNMEIPACLRNALHRPSRVPDLGDNTVESSESDFCPPNRKASFMVRMPSDSISGSPSCPSTRSSESELGSLNDLPMNPPPGGGRRMSMASRNK; encoded by the coding sequence ATGGGGGACTGGAACTTGTTGGGGAGCATTTTAGAGGAGGTTCATATTCACTCCACAATCGTGGGTAAAATCTGGCTGACCATCCTGTTCATATTTCGGATGCTGGTTCTCGGCGTGGCGGCCGAGGATGTTTGGGTGGACGAGCAAAGTGAGTTCGTCTGCAACACGGACCAGCCGGGATGCAAGAACGTTTGCTACGACCAAGCATTCCCGATATCGCTCATTCGCTTTTGGGTACTGCAGATCATTTTTGTTTCCTCGCCTTCGCTGGTATACATGGGACATGCTCTGTACCGACTGAGGGCTTTGGAGAAAGAACGGCACAGGAGGAAAATCCAGCTGAGAGCTGAACTGGAAGAGACGGAAGGCCTCTTGGAGGAGCACAAGAAGTTGGAGAAGGAACTGAGGAAGCTAGAAGAGCAGAGGAAAGTTAGGAAGGCTCCTCTGAGGGGCTCCTTGCTGCGCACATATATAATTCATATCCTTACCAGATCAGTGGTGGAAGTGGCGTTCATTATAGGACAGTATATCTTATATGGGATTGGACTGGATCCTTTGTACAAGTGTGAGAGGGTGCCTTGCCCAAACAGCGTGGACTGTTACGTCTCCAGGCCGACAGAGAAGACCATCTTCATGGTTTTCATGATTGTCATCGGAGGGGTTTCGTTGTTCCTGAACCTCTTGGAAATATCCCACCTGggggttaaaaaaattaaacagactCTAAGCGGTCTCCAGCTCGTCGAGGACGACAGTCTTTGCAAAACCAAACACTCGACCATTCAGCAACTGTGCGTAATGACGGATATGTCTCCCCACAAAAACCCGCAGTTGAAAACTTTTATTCCGCAGGGGCAAACGGACCCTCCACTGTTCTTAACCAGTGCTTACATGGGCTCCAGCAACAACATGTTGCAGCACAACAGTTTCGCTGCGGCCACCCTCCCGGTGTCCTGCATAACCCAGCAGCCCCGGCAAATGCGCCAGCCTAGCCAGGGAATGATCCATGAACTGCACTCCCAAGGGTCCATGGAGTTACTAGAGGACCGGGAAAACCGTGACAAGCATCTAGAGAGTAGTAACGGCTCGGAGAGGGATGTTAGGCCTTTAAACTCGGGTCATCTGAGTCCTGAGGGTAATATGGAAATACCAGCCTGCCTTCGCAATGCTCTGCACAGGCCCAGCCGTGTGCCAGACCTGGGAGACAACACTGTGGAGTCCTCCGAGAGCGACTTCTGTCCACCCAACAGGAAAGCCAGTTTCATGGTTCGTATGCCCTCAGACAGTATTTCCGGCAGTCCATCATGTCCCTCCACAAGGAGTTCAGAGTCCGAGCTAGGCTCACTCAACGACCTGCCCATGAACCCACCACCAGGGGGAGGACGACGGATGTCTATGGCAAGTAGAAACAAATGA
- the LOC113071721 gene encoding transcription regulator protein BACH2-like isoform X2 yields MSMEEKPEAPMYVYESTVHCANILLCLNEQRKQDVLCDVTVLVEGSEIRAHRAVLAACSQYFSLLLRGQTENEPVINLPQKITEKGFTPLLQFAYTAKLLLNRDNIQDVMCCAEFLGMHNLEDSCFHFLQAQMKSEADGMQTSQNPPSPKTLVQNHYDNGLEDANVKPSDSKPPLPGSRLHPETEKLKVTNNLHQSDQPPTFDIPRYPKYRKYHQVLVEHNATTSSHSSTSSLHGSLQDTVTSSDAQGLNLSKVKAEPPIGEDCVPLDLSELEQDGLVGGKGSEMEMEFEGRQLSSTPIELPVSKRSPVCLRSLVKKEVTSSDHCLTADLQLTSRTSPLREPQVAPNYFQKDYQAFVGGLGVTASKKAEKLTDDLSLKSLSFERINSQESERESDRRSVIFSSQAPYHLAAPAHSYPGESCLGQETSNDLWAGSSQSFPCSQALSPTSVSQEPALAYRRRPKSSCPVPIKMCPRSSRAESHIRTSSSCSSYSYAEDGSGGSPSSLPQFELSTSPCSTMARCLALEHQEHSMSGPPKIKCEKSYDTNSSDESGSFSDGDSESFPIKEHTQEVKLPFSIDQITELPRNDFQLMIKMYTLTSDQLEFIHSMRRRSKNRIAAQRCRKRKLDCIQNLEHEIHKLVCERQKLLTERSQLKICMGELWENFSFLSQEVCREEQRSPGQSQSLYNLHPDPVSPGPDLQISPNPTSIDVTLTSHNSVVSSTGSNDCQAIVESPHSHLRVDREAVPPQDTVTSERSEASHVGSSSVTTDFCLEMTEKCTTEELPERN; encoded by the exons ATGTCTATGGAGGAGAAGCCTGAAGCTCCCATGTATGTCTATGAGTCGACAGTGCATTGTGCCAACATCCTCCTGTGCCTGAATGAACAGCGGAAGCAGGACGTCCTGTGTGATGTGACAGTGCTGGTGGAGGGGAGTGAGATCCGTGCCCACAGGGCAGTGCTGGCAGCTTGTAGCCAGTATTTCTCCCTGCTGCTCAGGGGCCAGACGGAAAATGAGCCGGTCATCAACCTGCCACAGAAG atCACGGAGAAAGGCTTTACCCCACTGTTGCAGTTTGCTTACACAGCCAAGCTGCTGCTCAACAGGGACAACATCCAGGATGTCATGTGTTGTGCCGAATTCCTGGGAATGCACAACCTTGAAGACTCCTGCTTCCACTTCCTACAGGCCCAGATGAAAAGTGAGGCTGATGGCATGCAGACCAGCCAGAATCCACCATCACCCAAGACTCTGGTTCAAAACCATTATGATAATGGATTAGAGGATGCAAATGTGAAGCCAAGTGACTCCAAACCACCACTGCCTGGATCAAGGCTGCACCCTGAAACTGAGAAATTAAAAGTCACCAACAACCTGCACCAATCAGACCAACCTCCAACTTTCGACATCCCTCGTTATCCCAAATATAGAAAGTACCATCAGGTTCTTGTTGAGCACAACGCAACCACCTCCTCTCACAGCAGTACCTCAAGCTTACACGGCTCCCTGCAGGATACCGTCACCAGCAGCGATGCCCAGGGCCTTAATCTTTCCAAGGTTAAAGCAGAACCACCAATTGGGGAAGACTGTGTGCCACTAGACTTGTCCGAGTTGGAGCAGGACGGTCTGGTTGGGGGTAAAGGGAGTGAGATGGAAATGGAGTTTGAAGGAAGACAACTTAGTTCAACGCCCATCGAATTGCCTGTGAGCAAGCGATCACCAGTGTGCCTGCGCTCCCTTGTTAAAAAGGAAGTCACATCTTCGGATCATTGTCTTACGGCTGATCTGCAACTCACCAGCAGAACCTCTCCCCTTCGAGAACCACAAGTTGCTCCAAATTACTTCCAAAAAGACTATCAGGCCTTCGTTGGGGGACTTGGAGTGACAGCCTCAAAGAAAGCTGAGAAATTAACAGATGACTTGTCACTCAAGTCACTTTCCTTTGAAAGAATCAATTCCCAAGAATCTGAACGTGAGAGTGACCGAAGAAGTGTCATCTTCTCCTCTCAAGCCCCTTATCATCTGGCGGCACCCGCACACTCTTATCCGGGTGAGAGCTGTTTGGGCCAGGAGACCTCGAATGACTTATGGGCAGGTTCCAGCCAGTCGTTCCCCTGCTCCCAAGCACTGTCCCCAACTTCTGTCTCTCAAGAGCCAGCATTGGCCTACCGCCGCCGGCCAAAGAGCAGCTGTCCGGTGCCCATTAAAATGTGTCCGCGTTCGTCTCGTGCCGAGAGCCACATCAGAACCTCCAGCTCTTGCTCTTCCTACTCCTACGCTGAGGATGGCAGTGGAGGATCTCCTTCCAGCCTGCCCCAGTTTGAGCTCTCTACCTCTCCTTGTTCCACCATGGCACGATGCCTGGCCCTTGAACACCAGGAGCATAGCATGTCAGGGCCACCAAAGATCAAGTGCGAAAAGTCATACGACACCAATTCCAGTGACGAATCTGGATCTTTTTCAGATGGAGATAGCGAATCATTTCCCATCAAAGAGCACACTCAAGAG GTGAAACTGCCTTTCTCAATAGACCAGATCACAGAGCTTCCACGCAATGACTTTCAGCTGATGATAAAGATGTATACGCTGACCTCAGATCAGCTAGAATTCATCCACAGCATGAGACGCCGCAGTAAAAACCGCATCGCAGCTCAGCGCTGCAGGAAAAGAAAGCTGGACTGCATCCAGAACCTGGAGCATGAGATTCACAAACTG GTCTGTGAGAGACAGAAGCTCCTAACCGAACGCAGCCAGCTGAAGATCTGCATGGGGGAGCTGTGGGAAAACTTCTCCTTTTTGTCTCAGGAGGTTTGTAGGGAAGAACAGCGGAGTCCAGGACAGTCTCAATCTCTGTATAATCTACACCCAGACCCAGTTTCACCCGGCCCAGATCTTCAAATCTCTCCCAATCCCACCAGTATAGATGTCACTCTCACCTCACATAACAGTGTGGTGTCGTCCACAGGCTCAAATGACTGCCAGGCCATAGTCGAATCACCACACTCGCATCTCAGAGTGGACAGAGAGGCTGTGCCACCCCAAGACACTGTCACCTCTGAGAGGTCAGAAGCTTCCCACGTGGGCAGCTCAAGTGTGACGACTGATTTCTGCCTGGAAATGACCGAGAAGTGCACGACAGAAGAGCTGCCTGAGAGAAACTGA
- the LOC113071720 gene encoding ankyrin repeat domain-containing protein 6-like isoform X2, which yields MECHYRINQRATLERMEGERKQVAASNAVKSWCMSKIQDLEVRMPAETQNYKLLRSPSVDQSLVDSDPEGLPLLSLISEGSSSSLATYVNVLPSPGAGPNNDGKSLEFGDTRGKRYFEMKLNGSSGEYRNLAAPSMVKHKPLSRKLATADPKWHRAEAQEVDVSKCRSDKGDELCDSSGSSSLSTSSKCFNTSDTEPAPGPARQHSRHLKDRIQAHHAQTLQSNTMKTLEVTFTQERANLHAMEVTQRFFETVSTQLERWYERKIQEAQKVAEEKALQDRASLLERISILEEELQKLRTNTNSNS from the exons ATGGAGTGTCATTATCGAATCAATCAGAGAGCTACCCTGGAACGCATGGAGGGCGAGAGAAAACAG GTAGCTGCTTCCAATGCTGTGAAAAGCTGGTGCATGTCTAAGATTCAGGATCTTGAAGTGCGAATGCCTGCAGAGACACAGAACTACAAACTTCTGCGCTCTCCGTCTGTGGATCAGTCTCTGGTGGATTCAGACCCCGAGGGTCTCCCGCTGCTGTCGCTCATCTCTGAGGGGAGCTCCAGCTCGCTGGCCACTTACGTCAATGTGTTACCCAGCCCAGGAGCAGGTCCTAACAATGACGGGAAAAGTCTTGAATTTGGGGACACACGTGGGAAGAGATACTTTGAGATGAAGCTGAACGGTTCTtcag GGGAATATCGTAACCTGGCAGCTCCTTCAATGGTCAAACACAAACCTCTATCACGGAAGCTGGCGACTGCTGACCCCAAGTGGCACCGAGCAGAAGCACAGGAGGTTGATGTCTCAAAGTGCAGGTCAGACAAAGGGGATGAACTGTGTGACAGCAGTGGCAGCAGCAGCCTGTCCACATCCAGCAAGTGTTTCAACACCAGCGATACAGAACCAGCACCCGGCCCGGCCCGGCAACACAGCAGGCATCTAAAGGACAGGATTCAAGCACATCACGCACAAACCCTGCAGAGCAACACCATGAAGACCCTGGAGGTCACCTTCACCCAAGAGCGGGCAAACTTGCATGCCATGGAGGTGACACAGCGGTTCTTTGAGACGGTCTCCACACAGCTGGAACGCTGGTACGAGAGGAAGATCCAGGAAGCGCAGAAGGTGGCAGAAGAGAAAGCTCTGCAGGACAGAGCCAGTCTACTGGAGAGGATCAGCATCCTGGAGGAAGAGCTACAGAAGCTTCGCACTAACACTAATTCAAACTCTTGA
- the LOC113071721 gene encoding transcription regulator protein BACH2-like isoform X1: MSLSSTGSEQGMSMEEKPEAPMYVYESTVHCANILLCLNEQRKQDVLCDVTVLVEGSEIRAHRAVLAACSQYFSLLLRGQTENEPVINLPQKITEKGFTPLLQFAYTAKLLLNRDNIQDVMCCAEFLGMHNLEDSCFHFLQAQMKSEADGMQTSQNPPSPKTLVQNHYDNGLEDANVKPSDSKPPLPGSRLHPETEKLKVTNNLHQSDQPPTFDIPRYPKYRKYHQVLVEHNATTSSHSSTSSLHGSLQDTVTSSDAQGLNLSKVKAEPPIGEDCVPLDLSELEQDGLVGGKGSEMEMEFEGRQLSSTPIELPVSKRSPVCLRSLVKKEVTSSDHCLTADLQLTSRTSPLREPQVAPNYFQKDYQAFVGGLGVTASKKAEKLTDDLSLKSLSFERINSQESERESDRRSVIFSSQAPYHLAAPAHSYPGESCLGQETSNDLWAGSSQSFPCSQALSPTSVSQEPALAYRRRPKSSCPVPIKMCPRSSRAESHIRTSSSCSSYSYAEDGSGGSPSSLPQFELSTSPCSTMARCLALEHQEHSMSGPPKIKCEKSYDTNSSDESGSFSDGDSESFPIKEHTQEVKLPFSIDQITELPRNDFQLMIKMYTLTSDQLEFIHSMRRRSKNRIAAQRCRKRKLDCIQNLEHEIHKLVCERQKLLTERSQLKICMGELWENFSFLSQEVCREEQRSPGQSQSLYNLHPDPVSPGPDLQISPNPTSIDVTLTSHNSVVSSTGSNDCQAIVESPHSHLRVDREAVPPQDTVTSERSEASHVGSSSVTTDFCLEMTEKCTTEELPERN, encoded by the exons ATGTCACTTTCGTCCACAGGCTCTGAGCAAGGAATGTCTATGGAGGAGAAGCCTGAAGCTCCCATGTATGTCTATGAGTCGACAGTGCATTGTGCCAACATCCTCCTGTGCCTGAATGAACAGCGGAAGCAGGACGTCCTGTGTGATGTGACAGTGCTGGTGGAGGGGAGTGAGATCCGTGCCCACAGGGCAGTGCTGGCAGCTTGTAGCCAGTATTTCTCCCTGCTGCTCAGGGGCCAGACGGAAAATGAGCCGGTCATCAACCTGCCACAGAAG atCACGGAGAAAGGCTTTACCCCACTGTTGCAGTTTGCTTACACAGCCAAGCTGCTGCTCAACAGGGACAACATCCAGGATGTCATGTGTTGTGCCGAATTCCTGGGAATGCACAACCTTGAAGACTCCTGCTTCCACTTCCTACAGGCCCAGATGAAAAGTGAGGCTGATGGCATGCAGACCAGCCAGAATCCACCATCACCCAAGACTCTGGTTCAAAACCATTATGATAATGGATTAGAGGATGCAAATGTGAAGCCAAGTGACTCCAAACCACCACTGCCTGGATCAAGGCTGCACCCTGAAACTGAGAAATTAAAAGTCACCAACAACCTGCACCAATCAGACCAACCTCCAACTTTCGACATCCCTCGTTATCCCAAATATAGAAAGTACCATCAGGTTCTTGTTGAGCACAACGCAACCACCTCCTCTCACAGCAGTACCTCAAGCTTACACGGCTCCCTGCAGGATACCGTCACCAGCAGCGATGCCCAGGGCCTTAATCTTTCCAAGGTTAAAGCAGAACCACCAATTGGGGAAGACTGTGTGCCACTAGACTTGTCCGAGTTGGAGCAGGACGGTCTGGTTGGGGGTAAAGGGAGTGAGATGGAAATGGAGTTTGAAGGAAGACAACTTAGTTCAACGCCCATCGAATTGCCTGTGAGCAAGCGATCACCAGTGTGCCTGCGCTCCCTTGTTAAAAAGGAAGTCACATCTTCGGATCATTGTCTTACGGCTGATCTGCAACTCACCAGCAGAACCTCTCCCCTTCGAGAACCACAAGTTGCTCCAAATTACTTCCAAAAAGACTATCAGGCCTTCGTTGGGGGACTTGGAGTGACAGCCTCAAAGAAAGCTGAGAAATTAACAGATGACTTGTCACTCAAGTCACTTTCCTTTGAAAGAATCAATTCCCAAGAATCTGAACGTGAGAGTGACCGAAGAAGTGTCATCTTCTCCTCTCAAGCCCCTTATCATCTGGCGGCACCCGCACACTCTTATCCGGGTGAGAGCTGTTTGGGCCAGGAGACCTCGAATGACTTATGGGCAGGTTCCAGCCAGTCGTTCCCCTGCTCCCAAGCACTGTCCCCAACTTCTGTCTCTCAAGAGCCAGCATTGGCCTACCGCCGCCGGCCAAAGAGCAGCTGTCCGGTGCCCATTAAAATGTGTCCGCGTTCGTCTCGTGCCGAGAGCCACATCAGAACCTCCAGCTCTTGCTCTTCCTACTCCTACGCTGAGGATGGCAGTGGAGGATCTCCTTCCAGCCTGCCCCAGTTTGAGCTCTCTACCTCTCCTTGTTCCACCATGGCACGATGCCTGGCCCTTGAACACCAGGAGCATAGCATGTCAGGGCCACCAAAGATCAAGTGCGAAAAGTCATACGACACCAATTCCAGTGACGAATCTGGATCTTTTTCAGATGGAGATAGCGAATCATTTCCCATCAAAGAGCACACTCAAGAG GTGAAACTGCCTTTCTCAATAGACCAGATCACAGAGCTTCCACGCAATGACTTTCAGCTGATGATAAAGATGTATACGCTGACCTCAGATCAGCTAGAATTCATCCACAGCATGAGACGCCGCAGTAAAAACCGCATCGCAGCTCAGCGCTGCAGGAAAAGAAAGCTGGACTGCATCCAGAACCTGGAGCATGAGATTCACAAACTG GTCTGTGAGAGACAGAAGCTCCTAACCGAACGCAGCCAGCTGAAGATCTGCATGGGGGAGCTGTGGGAAAACTTCTCCTTTTTGTCTCAGGAGGTTTGTAGGGAAGAACAGCGGAGTCCAGGACAGTCTCAATCTCTGTATAATCTACACCCAGACCCAGTTTCACCCGGCCCAGATCTTCAAATCTCTCCCAATCCCACCAGTATAGATGTCACTCTCACCTCACATAACAGTGTGGTGTCGTCCACAGGCTCAAATGACTGCCAGGCCATAGTCGAATCACCACACTCGCATCTCAGAGTGGACAGAGAGGCTGTGCCACCCCAAGACACTGTCACCTCTGAGAGGTCAGAAGCTTCCCACGTGGGCAGCTCAAGTGTGACGACTGATTTCTGCCTGGAAATGACCGAGAAGTGCACGACAGAAGAGCTGCCTGAGAGAAACTGA
- the LOC113071720 gene encoding ankyrin repeat domain-containing protein 6-like isoform X1: MECHYRINQRATLERMEGERKQQVAASNAVKSWCMSKIQDLEVRMPAETQNYKLLRSPSVDQSLVDSDPEGLPLLSLISEGSSSSLATYVNVLPSPGAGPNNDGKSLEFGDTRGKRYFEMKLNGSSGEYRNLAAPSMVKHKPLSRKLATADPKWHRAEAQEVDVSKCRSDKGDELCDSSGSSSLSTSSKCFNTSDTEPAPGPARQHSRHLKDRIQAHHAQTLQSNTMKTLEVTFTQERANLHAMEVTQRFFETVSTQLERWYERKIQEAQKVAEEKALQDRASLLERISILEEELQKLRTNTNSNS; this comes from the exons ATGGAGTGTCATTATCGAATCAATCAGAGAGCTACCCTGGAACGCATGGAGGGCGAGAGAAAACAG CAGGTAGCTGCTTCCAATGCTGTGAAAAGCTGGTGCATGTCTAAGATTCAGGATCTTGAAGTGCGAATGCCTGCAGAGACACAGAACTACAAACTTCTGCGCTCTCCGTCTGTGGATCAGTCTCTGGTGGATTCAGACCCCGAGGGTCTCCCGCTGCTGTCGCTCATCTCTGAGGGGAGCTCCAGCTCGCTGGCCACTTACGTCAATGTGTTACCCAGCCCAGGAGCAGGTCCTAACAATGACGGGAAAAGTCTTGAATTTGGGGACACACGTGGGAAGAGATACTTTGAGATGAAGCTGAACGGTTCTtcag GGGAATATCGTAACCTGGCAGCTCCTTCAATGGTCAAACACAAACCTCTATCACGGAAGCTGGCGACTGCTGACCCCAAGTGGCACCGAGCAGAAGCACAGGAGGTTGATGTCTCAAAGTGCAGGTCAGACAAAGGGGATGAACTGTGTGACAGCAGTGGCAGCAGCAGCCTGTCCACATCCAGCAAGTGTTTCAACACCAGCGATACAGAACCAGCACCCGGCCCGGCCCGGCAACACAGCAGGCATCTAAAGGACAGGATTCAAGCACATCACGCACAAACCCTGCAGAGCAACACCATGAAGACCCTGGAGGTCACCTTCACCCAAGAGCGGGCAAACTTGCATGCCATGGAGGTGACACAGCGGTTCTTTGAGACGGTCTCCACACAGCTGGAACGCTGGTACGAGAGGAAGATCCAGGAAGCGCAGAAGGTGGCAGAAGAGAAAGCTCTGCAGGACAGAGCCAGTCTACTGGAGAGGATCAGCATCCTGGAGGAAGAGCTACAGAAGCTTCGCACTAACACTAATTCAAACTCTTGA